From a region of the Zingiber officinale cultivar Zhangliang chromosome 4B, Zo_v1.1, whole genome shotgun sequence genome:
- the LOC121975439 gene encoding E3 ubiquitin-protein ligase WAV3-like produces MTFQAAQLNFELLFQSLPSTPATRALTKRTRRQWGSFLLRSAARSSGVKQPGQVAQIKPQSIKRGGDLFSPPPPAAAVVVSMVGGSSMWRRAAKRIGFPCGASFSNVNTPGTISSSAVSTKTEDEEGKHWETGSLGAHDKRLCAICLEPLSCVDGNTDFVSGQKIFTAQCTHAFHFPCIASNVRHGSVACPICRAQWSQLPRELTVPPAINNSDPILRILDDSIATSRFNRRSFLRTPQYDDDDPVELEATAEANNHRLRLTIIPGLLQTAELLRQTTTPSRQKRTYLSVKLSYQQAADLVLVASPNGPHLRLLKQSMALVVFSLRPIDRLAIVTYSTTATRALPLRRMSSQGKQAALQVIDRIFYLGEAEPAEGLRKGLKVLEDRTHRNPLAYILHLSDSPTQSYICRDLQFPIPIHRFHIGFGFGMSNGLVMQELDEFLARLLGGMIRDTQLRIGAEGEWILLGDLRGREEKRIPVDMADNCELLSVSYSYVEGQEQRLSRGEVMVGREKKNDQNDDQFAGSDLSINTGGSNSIQRWGYLDPFMAQRWAKHLHGGYKA; encoded by the exons atgactTTTCAAGCCGCTCAACTCAACTTCGAGCTCCTATTTCAGTCTTTGCCTTCTACGCCTGCAACCAGGGCTCTGACGAAACGGACAAGGAGGCAGTGGGGCTCCTTCCTTCTGCGGAGCGCAGCACGAAGCAGCGGAGTAAAGCAACCAGGTCAGGTAGCTCAAATCAAACCGCAGAGTATCAAAAGGGGAGGGGATCTTttctcgccgccgccgccggcggCGGCGGTTGTTGTGTCCATGGTCGGAGGCTCTTCGATGTGGAGGAGAGCGGCGAAGAGGATAGGCTTCCCCTGCGGCGCTTCCTTCTCCAATGTCAACACCCCCGGAACA ATCTCAAGCTCAGCCGTTAGTACAAAAacggaggatgaagaaggaaaacattGGGAAACAGGATCGCTAGGTGCCCACGACAAG AGATTATGTGCCATTTGCTTAGAGCCTCTTAGCTGTGTTGATGGGAACACAGATTTTGTGAGCGGCCAAAAGATCTTCACTGCCCAGTGCACGCATGCTTTTCACTTTCCATGCATTGCATCGAACGTCCGGCATGGCAGTGTGGCATGCCCAATCTGTCGAGCACAATGGTCGCAGCTCCCACGTGAGTTAACCGTACCCCCTGCTATCAACAACTCTGATCCCATCCTTCGCATCTTGGATGACTCGATTGCAACGTCCCGCTTCAACCGTCGATCCTTCCTTCGTACCCCTCAATACGATGACGATGACCCTGTTGAACTTGAAGCTACTGCTGAAGCCAACAACCATCGCCTCCGCCTTACCATCATTCCCGGCCTATTGCAAACAG CTGAGCTTCTGAGACAGACCACTACGCCGAGTAGGCAGAAGAGGACTTACCTATCTGTAAAACTCTCTTATCAACAGGCGGCCGATCTTGTTCTTGTCGCAAGTCCAAATGGTCCTCACCTTAGACTGCTCAAGCAATCCATGGCACTTGTGGTATTCTCACTGCGACCAATAGACAGATTAGCAATTGTCACCTACTCGACCACCGCCACTCGTGCGCTCCCTCTCCGCCGGATGTCTTCTCAAGGGAAGCAGGCAGCGCTACAAGTCATTGATCGCATATTCTACCTAGGTGAAGCTGAGCCTGCTGAAGGTCTCCGCAAGGGTCTCAAAGTATTGGAGGACAGGACGCATCGAAATCCACTTGCATACATCCTCCATCTTTCAGATAGTCCAACCCAAAGCTACATATGCAGGGATCTGCAGTTCCCAATTCCAATTCACAGATTCCACATTGGTTTTGGATTTGGAATGTCTAATGGGTTGGTCATGCAGGAGTTGGATGAGTTCTTAGCTAGGTTGCTTGGAGGCATGATAAGAGATACCCAACTTAGGATAGGAGCTGAGGGTGAGTGGATATTGTTGGGCGACCTGAGAGGCAGGGAAGAAAAGAGGATTCCAGTCGACATGGCAGACAACTGTGAGTTACTTTCTGTCAGTTACAGCTATGTCGAAGGACAAGAACAAAGGCTAAGTAGAGGCGAAGTGATGGTCGGTAGAGAGAAGAAGAATGACCAAAATGATGATCAGTTTGCAGGGAGTGATCTCAGCATCAATACAGGAGGTAGTAACTCCATCCAGAGATGGGGTTACCTCGACCCGTTCATGGCTCAAAGATGGGCGAAGCATTTGCACGGTGGATACAAGGCATGA